A genomic region of Nymphaea colorata isolate Beijing-Zhang1983 chromosome 2, ASM883128v2, whole genome shotgun sequence contains the following coding sequences:
- the LOC116247057 gene encoding protein DETOXIFICATION 49-like, whose product MCEAKRPMEEEAASLLKSDQEHQPQSLHDQPEPTLLTPFIDAKPHEFAAKKDPLSHLEEGGDAAEFRRPEDSVASGYVRELYDLGRIALPMVLNGLFLYSRTWVSMVFLGRLGGLPLAGGSLAIGFANITGYSIISGLAMGMEPICGQAFGAKKHYLLGITFHRAILMLLCACIPISLLWLNMHRILIFLGQQPDIVELAHYYIVYSLPDLFAQALLHPLRVYLRTQTLTMPITYCALAAIALHFPVNYLLVTVFDMGIRGVALSAAWTNVNIVLCLLCYVCFSKACKSSRVRISTECLRDWYSLVSLAIPSCVSVCLEWWWYEIMILLCGLLLNPKATVASMGILIQTTSLIYIFPSSLSFGVSTRVGNELGANRPDRAKKSMVVGLSCSFVLGFVALCFTTTVRKSWATMYTTDPEILRITAMVLPIIGLCELGNCPQTTGCGVLRGTARPRTGANINLGCFYLVGMPVAVLLAFVMGFDFKGLWLGLMAAQMSCVVTMMSVICRTDWKIQAERAKVLTGGDDESSSTNGASVPSGDQQPSDKLVNIKIDQQR is encoded by the coding sequence ATGTGCGAGGCGAAGCGACCCATGGAGGAGGAAGCGGCCAGTCTCCTAAAATCCGACCAAGAGCACCAGCCCCAAAGCCTCCATGACCAGCCCGAGCCAACCTTGCTCACCCCTTTCATCGACGCCAAGCCCCATGAATTCGCTGCCAAGAAGGACCCTCTGTCCCACCTGGAGGAAGGCGGCGACGCCGCGGAGTTCCGCCGCCCTGAAGACTCCGTCGCCTCCGGTTACGTCAGAGAGCTCTACGACCTCGGCCGCATAGCCCTCCCCATGGTCCTCAACGGCCTCTTCCTGTACTCCCGAACTTGGGTATCCATGGTCTTCCTTGGTCGCCTTGGCGGCCTCCCGCTAGCCGGCGGATCCCTCGCCATCGGCTTCGCCAACATCACCGGCTACTCCATCATCTCCGGTCTCGCAATGGGAATGGAGCCCATCTGCGGCCAGGCCTTCGGCGCCAAGAAGCACTACCTCCTCGGCATCACCTTCCACCGCGCCATCCTCATGCTCCTCTGCGCCTGCATTCCCATCTCCCTCCTCTGGCTTAACATGCACAGGATCTTAATCTTCCTCGGCCAGCAGCCGGACATCGTCGAGCTCGCCCACTACTACATTGTTTACTCCCTCCCCGACCTCTTCGCCCAAGCCCTGTTGCACCCACTTCGCGTCTACCTCCGCACGCAGACCCTCACCATGCCCATCACCTACTGTGCACTGGCCGCCATAGCCCTTCATTTTCCCGTCAACTACCTCCTGGTCACCGTCTTCGACATGGGTATCCGCGGTGTCGCCCTTAGCGCCGCCTGGACCAACGTCAACATTGTTCTCTGCCTCCTCTGCTATGTCTGCTTCTCGAAGGCCTGTAAGTCGTCCCGAGTTCGAATTTCCACAGAGTGCCTGAGGGACTGGTACTCGCTTGTCAGCCTCGCCATTCCCAGCTGCGTCTCCGTCTGCCTGGAGTGGTGGTGGTACGAGATAATGATCCTCCTCTGCGGCCTGCTGCTCAACCCCAAGGCGACGGTGGCTTCTATGGGCATCCTCATCCAGACCACTTCCCTCATCTACATCTTCCCTTCCTCCCTGAGCTTCGGCGTGTCAACGAGAGTGGGAAACGAGCTCGGAGCGAACCGGCCGGACAGGGCGAAGAAATCGATGGTGGTCGGCCTTTCCTGCAGCTTCGTCCTGGGCTTCGTCGCATTGTGCTTCACCACCACGGTGAGGAAGAGCTGGGCGACGATGTACACGACGGACCCGGAGATCCTCAGGATCACGGCCATGGTGCTGCCGATCATTGGGCTGTGCGAGCTCGGAAACTGCCCGCAGACGACCGGCTGCGGTGTGCTGAGGGGGACGGCGCGGCCAAGGACAGGGGCCAACATCAACCTCGGGTGCTTCTACCTAGTGGGGATGCCGGTGGCGGTGCTGCTCGCGTTCGTGATGGGGTTCGACTTCAAGGGGCTATGGCTGGGGCTCATGGCGGCGCAAATGTCCTGCGTCGTGACCATGATGAGCGTCATCTGCCGCACCGACTGGAAAATTCAGGCGGAAAGAGCAAAGGTTCTTACCGGCGGTGACGACGAAAGCAGTTCCACCAATGGCGCCTCTGTTCCTAGTGGCGATCAGCAGCCCTCGGATAAGCTCGTCAATATTAAAATCGACCAGCAACGGTGA
- the LOC116248825 gene encoding BAG family molecular chaperone regulator 1-like, whose protein sequence is MMRTRVKSASPTTTMHGSNTAGTDSVEWEMRPGGMLVQKRTSGSDQAPAPTIRVRVKYGSAHHEVRISSQATFGELKKLLASHTGLHPDDQKLIFKDKERDSKAFLDMTGVKDKAKMVLVEDPQSLERRYLEMRKNAKMEKAAKAIAEISLEVDKLAGQVSSLESVTSRGGKVAEKDVLGLIELLMTQLIKLDGIMADGDVKMQRRMQVRRVQKYVETLDSIKLRNSMIASNQAPGRQQPAVVVTTKWETFESSPAPPPASSSSKLNWEFFD, encoded by the exons ATGATGCGGACGAGGGTGAAGAGCGCGTCTCCGACGACAACGATGCACGGGAGCAACACCGCTGGCACCGACTCAGTGGAGTGGGAGATGAGGCCCGGGGGAATGCTGGTCCAGAAAAGGACCTCAGGGTCGGACCAGGCCCCGGCTCCGACCATCAGGGTCCGAGTGAAGTACGGCTCCGCCCACCACGAGGTCCGCATTAGCTCCCAAGCCACATTCG GGGAGCTAAAGAAGTTGCTGGCTTCGCACACGGGACTGCACCCCGACGATCAGAAGCTTATTTTCAAAGACAAGGAGAGGGACTCGAAGGCTTTTCTAGACATGACTGGCGTGAAAGACAAGGCGAAGATGGTTCTCGTGGAGGATCCCCAGAGCCTAGAGAGAAGGTACCTAGAGATGAGGAAGAATGCCAAGATGGAGAAGGCTGCGAAAGCCATTGCAGAGATCAGCCTAGAGGTCGATAAGCTCGCAGGCCAG GTCTCTTCTCTCGAGTCAGTCACCTCCAGAGGTGGAAAAGTTGCTGAGAAAGACGTGCTTGGCTTGATCGAACTCTTGATGACCCAGCTGATCAAGCTAGACGGCATCATGGCGGACGGCGACGTCAAAATGCAGAGGAGAATgcag GTGAGGAGGGTGCAAAAGTATGTGGAGACTCTTGATTCGATCAAGCTCCGCAACTCAATGATTGCCAGCAACCAAGCACCAGGAAGGCAGCAGCCGGCTGTTGTCGTCACCACCAAGTGGGAGACCTTTGAATCGTCCCCTGCACCGCCACCTGCCTCCTCTTCCTCAAAGCTGAACTGGGAGTTTTTCGATTAA